In the Oryzihumus leptocrescens genome, one interval contains:
- a CDS encoding CCA tRNA nucleotidyltransferase: MSSTARPSSLLQEAVRRLAPVLPLLTELGERFVAAGHEVALVGGPVRDAFLGRTSPDLDFTTDATPEQTEKVLRGWVDAHWDVGRAFGTIGARKGNTTIEVTTYRADAYDRTTRKPEVAFGDNLADDLVRRDFTVNAMALRLPALEFVDPHDGLADLAARVLRTPGTPQESFADDPLRMMRAARFVAQLGFALAPEVDAAVRDMAGRLEIISAERIRVELEKLLLSPDPKAGLRVLVDTGLADQMLPELPALKLELDEHHRHKDVYEHSLIVLEQAIALEGPPDGPEESVPGPDLVLRLAALLHDIGKPATRRFEPGGGVSFHHHEVVGAKMTAKRLRALRFDKDTVKAVSRLVELHLRFHGYGEGQWTDSAVRRYVTDAGPLLPRLHRLTRSDCTTRNVRKAQRLSRTYDELEARIARLLEQEELAAVRPELDGNQIAEVLGIRPGPLLGRAYKHLLAVRLDRGPIGEDAAREELLAWWAQQPEAAG; this comes from the coding sequence GTGTCCTCCACCGCCCGACCCAGCTCCCTCCTGCAGGAGGCCGTGCGCCGCCTTGCTCCCGTCCTGCCGCTGCTCACCGAGCTCGGGGAGCGTTTCGTCGCGGCCGGGCACGAGGTGGCGCTGGTGGGTGGCCCGGTCCGGGACGCCTTCCTCGGCCGCACCTCGCCCGACCTGGACTTCACCACCGATGCCACGCCGGAGCAGACCGAGAAGGTCCTGCGAGGGTGGGTCGACGCCCACTGGGACGTCGGGCGGGCGTTCGGCACGATCGGGGCACGCAAGGGCAACACCACGATCGAGGTGACGACCTACCGCGCCGACGCCTACGACCGCACCACCCGCAAGCCCGAGGTCGCCTTCGGCGACAACCTCGCCGACGACCTGGTGCGCCGCGACTTCACCGTCAACGCCATGGCGCTGCGGCTTCCGGCGCTGGAGTTCGTCGACCCGCACGACGGCCTGGCCGACCTGGCCGCGCGGGTGCTGCGCACGCCGGGCACGCCGCAGGAGTCCTTCGCCGACGACCCGCTGCGCATGATGCGGGCCGCCCGGTTCGTCGCCCAGCTCGGTTTCGCCCTGGCGCCGGAGGTCGACGCGGCGGTCCGGGACATGGCCGGACGGCTGGAGATCATCTCGGCCGAGCGGATCCGGGTTGAGCTGGAGAAGCTGCTGCTCTCGCCGGACCCCAAGGCGGGACTGCGGGTGCTGGTCGACACGGGGCTGGCCGACCAGATGCTCCCCGAGCTCCCAGCCCTGAAGCTCGAGCTCGACGAGCACCACCGGCACAAGGACGTCTACGAGCACTCCCTCATCGTGCTGGAGCAGGCGATCGCGCTCGAGGGACCGCCGGACGGCCCGGAGGAGTCGGTGCCCGGTCCGGACCTGGTGCTGCGCCTGGCCGCGCTGCTGCACGACATCGGCAAGCCGGCGACCCGCCGGTTCGAGCCCGGCGGCGGCGTCAGCTTCCACCACCACGAGGTCGTCGGGGCGAAGATGACCGCCAAGCGGCTGCGCGCCCTGCGTTTCGACAAGGACACGGTCAAGGCCGTCTCCCGCCTGGTCGAGCTGCACCTGCGCTTCCACGGCTATGGCGAGGGCCAGTGGACCGACTCCGCGGTGCGCCGCTACGTCACCGACGCCGGGCCGCTGCTGCCACGCCTGCACCGGCTGACGCGCTCCGACTGCACCACGCGCAACGTGCGCAAGGCCCAGCGCCTGTCCCGCACCTACGACGAGCTCGAGGCCCGCATCGCCCGCCTGCTGGAGCAGGAGGAGCTCGCCGCCGTGCGCCCCGAGCTGGACGGCAACCAGATCGCCGAGGTGCTCGGCATCCGGCCGGGGCCCCTGCTGGGACGGGCGTACAAGCACCTGCTGGCCGTGCGGCTGGACCGTGGGCCGATCGGGGAGGACGCCGCCCGCGAGGAGCTGCTCGCCTGGTGGGCCCAGCAGCCGGAGGCCGCCGGCTGA
- the trxA gene encoding thioredoxin has protein sequence MGATKETTDATFDADVLMNDKPVLVDFWAPWCGPCRAVAPIIEEIATEHADKISVVKLNTDENPEIASRYGITGIPTMNVYVKGEVVKTLVGALPKPKLVRELADFIG, from the coding sequence GTGGGAGCTACCAAGGAGACCACGGACGCGACCTTCGACGCCGACGTCCTGATGAACGACAAGCCTGTGCTCGTCGACTTCTGGGCGCCCTGGTGCGGCCCGTGCCGCGCGGTCGCCCCGATCATCGAGGAGATCGCGACCGAGCACGCCGACAAGATCAGCGTGGTCAAGCTCAACACCGACGAGAACCCCGAGATCGCCTCGCGCTACGGCATCACGGGCATCCCGACGATGAACGTCTACGTCAAGGGTGAGGTCGTCAAGACCCTGGTCGGCGCCCTGCCCAAGCCCAAGCTGGTGCGCGAGCTCGCCGACTTCATCGGCTGA
- a CDS encoding NUDIX hydrolase: MTSPDPRPTRLPRRLPAVEETSAGGVVIDVQDGSARIAVIARRNRAGRVEWCLPKGHMEPGESLPETAAREVAEETGIIGRVIESLGTIDYWFSTPDRRIHKVVHHFLLEATGGELSIDGDPDAEAIDVAWVALDEVHEHLTFPNERRIAQAAWERLAGSA; encoded by the coding sequence GTGACTTCCCCGGACCCTCGGCCGACCCGGCTGCCACGCCGGTTGCCGGCCGTGGAGGAGACCTCCGCCGGCGGGGTGGTCATCGACGTCCAGGATGGTTCGGCCCGCATCGCCGTGATCGCCCGACGCAACCGGGCCGGTCGCGTGGAGTGGTGTCTGCCCAAGGGACACATGGAGCCGGGCGAGTCACTGCCCGAGACGGCGGCCCGTGAGGTCGCAGAGGAGACAGGCATCATCGGCCGCGTGATCGAGTCGCTGGGCACCATCGACTACTGGTTCTCCACCCCGGACCGGCGCATCCACAAGGTGGTCCACCACTTCCTGCTCGAGGCCACCGGAGGGGAGCTGAGCATCGACGGGGACCCCGACGCCGAGGCCATCGACGTCGCGTGGGTCGCCCTGGACGAGGTCCACGAGCACCTCACCTTCCCCAACGAACGCCGCATCGCCCAGGCCGCCTGGGAGCGGCTGGCGGGCTCCGCGTGA
- a CDS encoding N-acetylmuramoyl-L-alanine amidase, which yields MSDQPFALYRLGDEGAGVRDIRERLLATGDLRDDAGVDVYDESVRTAVRSFQQRRGLIADGVVGPHTWVALDGARWRLGDRVLSHTPGHMLQGDDVSELQQRVLALGFSPGRVDGVFGPDTEHAVRQFQRGVGLPADGTVGPETLRAFADLSRSVSGGSPHALRERELVRRSGHSLTGRTIVLDPGHGGEEHGARANGLSEADVTLDLARRIEGRLSAIGVTVVFTRAAGTCPDELERADLANRAGADVLLSLHCDSTDHPEASGVATFFYGQDRFGAWSAVGEHLADLVQREVVARTGLADCRSHARSWTILQRSSMPSIRLEAGYLTHPSDAARLADAAFRDTLAEAVVVALQRMYLGDDDTNATGVLRLGDLRRYMSFGAGTD from the coding sequence ATGTCGGATCAACCGTTCGCGTTGTATCGCCTGGGGGACGAGGGGGCCGGTGTACGCGACATCAGGGAGCGCCTGCTCGCGACCGGGGACCTGCGCGACGACGCCGGCGTCGATGTCTACGACGAGTCCGTGCGCACGGCGGTCCGCTCCTTCCAACAGCGACGGGGCCTGATCGCCGACGGCGTGGTCGGCCCCCACACGTGGGTGGCGCTCGACGGGGCCCGGTGGCGCCTGGGTGACCGGGTGCTGTCCCACACGCCCGGCCACATGCTCCAGGGCGACGACGTCTCCGAGCTGCAGCAGCGGGTCCTGGCGCTCGGCTTCAGCCCGGGCCGCGTCGACGGCGTGTTCGGCCCGGACACCGAGCACGCGGTGCGCCAGTTCCAGCGCGGCGTCGGCCTCCCCGCCGATGGCACCGTCGGTCCCGAGACCCTGCGGGCGTTCGCCGACCTCAGTCGCAGCGTCTCCGGTGGGTCCCCGCACGCCCTGCGCGAGCGGGAGCTGGTCCGCCGCAGCGGGCACAGCCTCACCGGCCGCACCATCGTGCTCGACCCCGGGCACGGCGGCGAGGAGCACGGGGCGCGGGCCAACGGCCTGTCCGAGGCTGACGTGACCCTGGACCTCGCCCGGCGCATCGAGGGCCGGCTCAGCGCCATCGGGGTCACCGTGGTGTTCACCCGTGCCGCCGGCACCTGCCCCGACGAGCTCGAGCGCGCCGACCTGGCCAACCGGGCCGGGGCGGACGTGCTCCTGAGCCTGCACTGCGACTCCACGGACCACCCGGAGGCCAGCGGGGTCGCGACCTTCTTCTATGGCCAGGACCGCTTCGGTGCCTGGTCGGCCGTGGGTGAGCACCTCGCCGACCTGGTCCAGCGTGAGGTCGTGGCCCGGACCGGGCTGGCCGACTGCCGGTCCCATGCCCGCTCCTGGACGATCCTCCAGCGCTCCAGCATGCCGAGCATCCGCCTGGAGGCCGGCTACCTGACCCATCCCTCGGACGCGGCGCGGCTGGCGGACGCGGCCTTCCGCGACACCCTGGCCGAGGCCGTGGTGGTGGCACTGCAGCGCATGTACCTCGGCGATGATGACACCAACGCCACGGGCGTGCTGCGGCTGGGCGACCTGCGCCGCTACATGTCCTTCGGCGCCGGCACCGACTAG
- a CDS encoding GNAT family N-acetyltransferase, which produces MPSRPPARPAMSGREVLSLTLDRVGDLPEPCATCIFWELDPVLAARAMREGDPELDKEAWLSAALLEWGSVGRIAYVDDQPAGYLTYAPPRLVPRAAAFPTAPVGADAILLMTARVLPEFQGQGLGRMLVQGAAKDVMRRGIRAMEAFGQRRVAAEEGAQMRSCIVPADYLSAVGFKTVRDHKQFPRMRLDLRTALSWREDMEQVVERLIAQVRAPVLTTGQRA; this is translated from the coding sequence GTGCCCTCGCGTCCCCCGGCCCGGCCGGCCATGAGCGGCCGGGAGGTCCTCTCGCTCACCCTGGACCGGGTGGGTGACCTGCCGGAGCCGTGCGCGACGTGCATCTTCTGGGAGCTCGACCCCGTGCTGGCCGCCCGCGCGATGCGCGAGGGTGACCCCGAGCTGGACAAGGAGGCGTGGCTGTCGGCCGCACTGCTCGAGTGGGGCAGCGTCGGGCGGATCGCCTACGTCGACGACCAGCCGGCGGGCTACCTGACGTACGCACCGCCGCGGCTGGTGCCTCGTGCTGCCGCGTTCCCCACCGCGCCCGTGGGCGCCGACGCGATCCTGCTGATGACGGCGCGGGTGCTCCCGGAGTTCCAGGGCCAGGGGCTGGGCCGGATGCTGGTCCAGGGGGCGGCCAAGGACGTGATGCGGCGGGGCATCCGTGCGATGGAGGCCTTTGGCCAGCGCCGGGTGGCAGCCGAGGAGGGGGCCCAGATGCGCTCGTGCATCGTGCCGGCGGACTACCTCAGCGCCGTGGGGTTCAAGACCGTGCGGGACCACAAGCAGTTCCCCCGCATGCGCCTGGACCTGCGCACGGCGCTGTCGTGGCGCGAGGACATGGAGCAGGTGGTCGAACGGCTGATCGCCCAGGTGCGGGCGCCGGTGCTCACGACCGGGCAGCGCGCCTGA
- the trxB gene encoding thioredoxin-disulfide reductase, translated as MSTDVRNVIIIGSGPAGYTAAVYAARANLKPLLFEGSVTAGGALMNTTEVENFPGFRDGIMGPELMENMRAQADRFGAEIITDDVTAVDLTGPVKTVTDGDGNTYSAHAVILAMGSAYRELGLPDEKRLSGHGVSWCATCDGFFFRDQDIVVVGGGDSAVEEATFLTKFARSVTIVHRRDELRASKIMAERAFSNDKIRFAWNSEVAAIHGEDKVTGLTLRDTVNGETREIEATGLFVAIGHDPRNELVKGVVELDDEGYVLVQGRTTLTNLPGVFAAGDLVDHAYRQAITAAGSGCAAALDAERYLADLDHDAERARGGAAELSESAATVG; from the coding sequence GTGAGCACTGACGTCCGCAACGTCATCATCATCGGTTCCGGCCCCGCCGGATACACCGCCGCCGTCTACGCCGCCCGGGCCAACCTCAAGCCGCTGCTGTTCGAGGGCTCGGTCACCGCCGGCGGCGCGCTGATGAACACCACCGAGGTCGAGAACTTCCCCGGCTTCCGCGACGGCATCATGGGCCCCGAGCTCATGGAGAACATGCGGGCGCAGGCCGACCGCTTCGGTGCCGAGATCATCACCGACGACGTCACCGCGGTCGACCTGACCGGCCCGGTCAAGACGGTCACCGACGGCGATGGCAACACCTACTCGGCCCACGCGGTGATCCTGGCCATGGGCTCGGCCTACCGCGAGCTCGGCCTGCCGGACGAGAAGCGCCTCTCCGGCCACGGCGTCTCCTGGTGCGCCACCTGCGACGGCTTCTTCTTCCGCGACCAGGACATCGTGGTCGTCGGCGGCGGCGACTCCGCCGTCGAGGAGGCCACCTTCCTGACCAAGTTCGCCCGGTCGGTGACCATCGTGCACCGCCGCGACGAGCTGCGCGCCAGCAAGATCATGGCCGAGCGGGCCTTCAGCAACGACAAGATCCGCTTCGCCTGGAACTCCGAGGTCGCCGCCATCCACGGCGAGGACAAGGTCACCGGCCTGACCCTGCGCGACACGGTGAACGGCGAGACCCGCGAGATCGAGGCCACCGGCCTGTTCGTCGCCATCGGCCACGACCCGCGCAACGAGCTGGTCAAGGGCGTCGTCGAGCTCGACGACGAGGGCTACGTCCTCGTCCAGGGCCGCACCACGCTGACCAACCTGCCCGGCGTCTTCGCCGCGGGTGACCTGGTCGACCACGCCTACCGCCAGGCCATCACCGCCGCCGGCTCGGGCTGCGCCGCTGCCCTCGACGCCGAGCGCTACCTCGCCGACCTGGATCACGACGCGGAGCGCGCCCGGGGTGGCGCGGCCGAGCTGTCGGAGTCCGCGGCTACCGTGGGCTGA
- the murJ gene encoding murein biosynthesis integral membrane protein MurJ, protein MSDSTASLARSSAVMAAGTIVSRVLGMVRATMLGAVIGMTGLSADAFQVANTLPNLLFLLLAGGVLNAVLVPQLTKAAQHADGGQDFVDRLLTLAIVAMGVLTLVVTAAAGLLVRLFSQGFSPQTMSLSISFALICLPQVFFYGLYTLLGQVLNARSQFAAYMWAPVVANIVSIAGMAIFLTRYPSQPDVSAWTPGMIWLLAGTTTLGIIAQALVLLVPLRRGGFRFRPRWGFRGVGLRSSSTVAGWTFAALGVSQASFIVTSKVLTRATSLSAAQHLHEPGLTAYSNAFLLFMLPHSLVTVSLVTALFTRMSKAANTGDLAEVRGDVSRGMRLTAVATVPATVASFVLGTALVGTLFFKNSAADVHATTVVMVAMMAGLVPFGTLYLLQRVYYAFEDARTPFVLQLVSSGVGTAISLVALTLPVAWMGITVGLGQTVSNLAGAALGLVWARRRLDGLPLRPVARTYARLGVAALVAGGAAYLVRLGVESVVSGRVEDLVTLVLAGLVFGVVYLVLARALRVREVEELLGPVVSKVRRLVPGA, encoded by the coding sequence ATGAGCGACTCCACCGCCAGCCTCGCGCGCTCCAGCGCGGTCATGGCAGCCGGCACCATCGTGTCCCGCGTCCTGGGCATGGTCCGGGCCACCATGCTCGGGGCCGTGATCGGCATGACCGGGCTGTCCGCCGACGCGTTCCAGGTCGCGAACACGCTGCCCAACCTGCTGTTCCTGCTGCTCGCGGGTGGCGTCCTCAACGCTGTCCTGGTGCCACAGCTGACCAAGGCGGCCCAGCACGCCGATGGCGGCCAGGACTTCGTGGACCGGCTCCTGACCCTGGCCATCGTCGCCATGGGTGTGCTGACCCTGGTCGTGACCGCGGCCGCCGGCCTGCTGGTCCGCCTCTTCAGCCAGGGCTTCTCCCCCCAGACCATGAGCCTGAGCATCTCGTTCGCCCTGATCTGCCTGCCGCAGGTCTTCTTCTACGGCCTCTACACGCTGCTCGGGCAGGTGCTGAACGCGCGGTCCCAGTTCGCGGCGTACATGTGGGCCCCTGTCGTGGCCAACATCGTGTCGATCGCCGGCATGGCGATCTTCCTGACGCGCTACCCCAGCCAGCCCGACGTCTCGGCCTGGACCCCCGGGATGATCTGGCTGCTCGCCGGCACCACGACGCTGGGCATCATCGCCCAGGCGCTGGTCCTCCTGGTCCCGTTGCGCCGTGGCGGCTTCCGCTTCCGTCCGCGCTGGGGCTTCCGCGGCGTCGGCCTCCGCTCCTCGTCCACGGTGGCCGGCTGGACCTTCGCCGCGCTCGGCGTCTCCCAGGCGTCGTTCATCGTCACCTCCAAGGTGCTGACGCGGGCAACGAGCCTCAGCGCCGCGCAGCACCTGCACGAGCCGGGGCTGACCGCCTACAGCAACGCCTTCCTGCTGTTCATGCTGCCCCACTCCCTGGTCACCGTGTCCCTGGTGACCGCCCTGTTCACCCGGATGAGCAAGGCCGCAAACACGGGTGACCTCGCCGAGGTCCGCGGGGACGTCAGCCGGGGCATGCGGCTCACGGCGGTGGCCACCGTCCCGGCGACCGTGGCCAGCTTCGTGCTCGGCACCGCGCTCGTCGGCACCCTGTTCTTCAAGAACTCCGCGGCCGACGTGCACGCCACCACCGTGGTGATGGTGGCGATGATGGCCGGCCTCGTGCCGTTCGGGACGCTCTACCTGCTGCAGCGGGTCTACTACGCGTTCGAGGACGCCCGGACCCCGTTCGTCCTGCAGCTCGTCTCCAGCGGCGTCGGCACCGCGATCAGCCTCGTCGCGCTGACGCTTCCCGTCGCCTGGATGGGCATCACGGTGGGCCTCGGCCAGACGGTGAGCAACCTCGCCGGGGCTGCACTGGGCCTGGTCTGGGCCCGTCGGCGCCTGGACGGCCTGCCCCTGCGCCCCGTCGCGCGCACCTACGCCCGCCTGGGTGTCGCCGCCCTCGTGGCCGGCGGCGCGGCATACCTCGTCCGCCTCGGGGTGGAGTCCGTGGTCTCCGGGCGGGTCGAGGACCTCGTCACCCTCGTCCTTGCCGGTCTGGTGTTCGGCGTCGTCTACCTGGTGCTCGCGCGGGCGCTGCGCGTGCGCGAGGTGGAGGAGCTGCTCGGACCGGTCGTGTCGAAGGTGCGTCGCCTCGTCCCTGGAGCCTGA
- the sigM gene encoding RNA polymerase sigma factor SigM, with translation MTPPSHPVPGRLGPEELASLPDAELLAAHCAGDPEAFGELFRRHRDRMWAVALRTTSDRELAADAVQDAFISAFRRADSFRGDAAVTTWLHRIVVNACLDRLRRRRPTSELPEHDLPDSRDEHASVETRLDVRKALEQLPEGQRLALVLVDMQGLSVAEAAAVLDVAEGTIKSRCARGRAAMAELLGLKRTPPPATGPPRARPEPSASP, from the coding sequence ATGACCCCGCCGTCGCACCCGGTCCCGGGCCGTCTCGGCCCGGAGGAGCTCGCGTCCCTGCCCGACGCCGAGCTCCTCGCGGCGCACTGCGCCGGCGACCCGGAGGCCTTCGGCGAGCTGTTCCGCCGTCACCGCGACCGCATGTGGGCGGTGGCGCTGCGCACAACGAGCGACCGGGAGCTGGCTGCCGACGCCGTGCAGGACGCCTTCATCTCGGCCTTCCGCCGCGCCGACTCCTTCCGCGGCGACGCCGCCGTGACCACCTGGCTGCACCGGATCGTCGTCAACGCCTGCCTCGACCGGTTGCGCCGCCGGCGCCCCACCTCCGAGCTACCGGAGCACGACCTGCCGGACTCGCGGGACGAGCACGCCAGCGTGGAGACCCGCCTGGACGTCCGCAAGGCCCTCGAACAGCTGCCCGAAGGCCAGCGCCTGGCGCTGGTGCTGGTCGACATGCAGGGGCTGAGCGTCGCCGAGGCTGCCGCCGTCCTCGACGTGGCCGAGGGAACGATCAAGTCCCGTTGCGCCCGGGGCAGGGCAGCCATGGCCGAGCTGCTCGGCCTCAAACGGACGCCACCCCCGGCAACCGGACCCCCGCGCGCCCGCCCGGAACCTTCGGCCTCGCCCTGA
- a CDS encoding DUF6049 family protein yields MTRRQDTHMWTQVCRVLTAALVAAAVVAPAAAPAAAVTHTAAPDAAPAATGPRVTVQLDAISPQIARPGQAVTVRGTIRNTGGAPVAHPTVVARLRTDGLGNREQVTSWAQGSREVTPGPVVAHLALKEPLAAGQTAAFSLTIPSRAVSNPSAFAALPLAIEAAPAGADTPVGTSHTFLPWYQRKEFTPLSLAWLVPLTLDPDPALFGAPGRARTQAWQQAIGPGSRIDRLITGTQAGRVTWFVDPAVLGPPVGASATTPPPTPTSTSTPTTTPTPGTGGTGPVTPPADAVTTLTTSLGSRLAAAGPAHPLWALPYSDPDLAATLGLSPGDPSVATVMATPDQLGAAVGHSVRDDIAWPADGRMTLARESGLRNLFRGNGLTAGVVSASSLPVTDDGVTPSAGRRTPDGLPLLAYDDRLSSLLGGTRSPQETTAVTERFLAETIALLQERPSVRRSALVAASRSFAGDPASVAALLKATAAAPWLTTVSTTDLVHEAVDANAEAGAAVAPHRSADALAPGRSPLTRSTLAELPQTRSSIEGVASVMDPSQFPAGLWQDANAQQLSSRWRGQPRSFATLHNQVVGAVSGVSSGIRVNPATINFLADQGVLQITVVNTLNMPVHDVRLHLEPGSPRLRIDDQPELLRINRGSRVTVKVHVTAVAAGLVPVQASLSSVNGTPIGQGARVDVRVSPTSGWVYWALGVVAGLVLVLGVLRSLRRGRTRPALPPQENVLP; encoded by the coding sequence GTGACGCGACGGCAGGACACGCACATGTGGACGCAGGTATGCCGGGTGCTCACCGCTGCCCTCGTGGCCGCGGCCGTGGTGGCCCCGGCTGCGGCCCCCGCGGCCGCGGTCACCCACACCGCCGCACCCGACGCGGCTCCCGCCGCGACCGGGCCCAGGGTGACGGTGCAGCTGGACGCCATCAGCCCCCAGATCGCCCGCCCCGGCCAGGCGGTGACGGTGCGCGGCACGATCCGCAACACCGGCGGCGCCCCCGTGGCCCACCCCACCGTGGTGGCCCGGCTGCGCACCGACGGCCTCGGCAACCGCGAGCAGGTGACCTCGTGGGCGCAGGGCTCACGCGAGGTCACCCCCGGGCCTGTTGTCGCCCACCTGGCGCTCAAGGAGCCCCTGGCCGCCGGCCAGACGGCGGCCTTCTCCCTCACGATCCCGTCCCGCGCGGTGTCCAACCCCTCGGCCTTCGCGGCGCTGCCGCTGGCCATCGAGGCCGCCCCTGCCGGCGCCGACACCCCCGTGGGCACCTCGCACACGTTCCTGCCGTGGTACCAGCGCAAGGAGTTCACCCCCCTCTCCCTCGCCTGGCTGGTCCCGCTGACCCTGGACCCCGACCCCGCCCTGTTCGGGGCGCCCGGCCGCGCGCGCACGCAGGCCTGGCAGCAGGCGATCGGCCCCGGCTCGAGGATCGACCGGCTGATCACCGGCACGCAGGCCGGTCGCGTCACCTGGTTCGTGGACCCGGCCGTGCTCGGGCCCCCGGTCGGCGCGAGCGCGACCACGCCACCACCGACTCCCACGTCGACGTCCACCCCCACAACGACACCGACACCGGGCACGGGAGGAACCGGTCCGGTCACCCCGCCGGCGGACGCCGTCACCACGTTGACGACCTCGTTGGGAAGCCGCCTGGCCGCGGCCGGCCCGGCTCACCCCCTGTGGGCGCTGCCCTACTCCGACCCCGACCTGGCGGCCACGCTGGGGCTCTCCCCAGGTGACCCGAGCGTCGCCACCGTGATGGCCACCCCGGACCAGCTCGGCGCCGCGGTGGGCCACAGCGTCCGGGACGACATCGCCTGGCCGGCCGATGGCCGGATGACGCTGGCCCGGGAGTCCGGGCTGCGGAACCTGTTCCGGGGCAACGGGCTGACCGCCGGGGTGGTGTCGGCGTCCTCGCTGCCGGTCACCGACGACGGCGTCACGCCGAGCGCGGGGCGGCGTACCCCCGACGGCCTGCCGCTGCTGGCCTACGACGACCGGCTCAGCTCGTTGCTGGGCGGCACCCGCTCGCCGCAGGAGACGACGGCGGTCACCGAGCGCTTCCTCGCCGAGACGATCGCGCTGCTGCAGGAGCGCCCCTCGGTGCGGCGTTCGGCCCTCGTGGCGGCGTCTCGGTCCTTCGCCGGCGACCCGGCCAGCGTGGCCGCGCTGCTCAAGGCGACCGCCGCGGCGCCGTGGCTGACCACCGTCAGCACCACCGACCTGGTCCACGAGGCCGTGGACGCCAACGCCGAGGCCGGCGCGGCCGTCGCCCCTCACCGGTCCGCCGACGCCCTCGCGCCGGGACGCTCCCCGCTGACCCGGTCGACGCTGGCCGAGCTGCCGCAGACCCGCTCCAGCATCGAGGGTGTCGCCAGCGTGATGGACCCCAGCCAGTTCCCGGCCGGGCTCTGGCAGGACGCCAATGCCCAGCAGCTCTCCTCGCGATGGCGCGGTCAGCCGCGCTCGTTCGCGACGCTCCACAACCAGGTCGTCGGCGCCGTGTCGGGCGTGAGCTCGGGTATCCGGGTGAACCCCGCGACCATCAACTTCCTGGCCGACCAGGGGGTCCTGCAGATCACCGTGGTCAACACCCTCAACATGCCGGTCCACGACGTGCGCCTGCACCTCGAGCCGGGCAGTCCCCGACTGCGCATCGACGACCAGCCGGAGCTGCTGCGGATCAACCGGGGCAGCCGCGTCACCGTCAAGGTGCACGTCACCGCCGTCGCGGCCGGGCTGGTCCCGGTCCAGGCGAGCCTGAGCTCGGTCAACGGAACCCCCATCGGTCAGGGGGCGAGGGTCGACGTCAGGGTCAGCCCGACCTCAGGCTGGGTCTACTGGGCCCTCGGCGTGGTGGCCGGCCTCGTGCTCGTCCTCGGCGTCCTGCGGTCCCTGCGCCGGGGCCGGACCCGGCCCGCACTTCCCCCACAGGAGAATGTCCTGCCATGA